In Heterodontus francisci isolate sHetFra1 unplaced genomic scaffold, sHetFra1.hap1 HAP1_SCAFFOLD_1059, whole genome shotgun sequence, a single genomic region encodes these proteins:
- the LOC137364258 gene encoding protein capicua homolog, with the protein MKSARKPTASGSSRSPPAGRQRGVKRRQGEEGAETTGTAQQPQGPPTTRRAQGKHEGRPKEIKGQESQVKEAGVRNQAEARSQPGRSKEAEAGCQPREEGRPAGETGKVEGTSNRKTATFKSRAPRKKLVEDLSGAEGRDDSSSNSSEGSGVSGRTNPPAPPVPEEPPPHIPADDPCPTASSSGTETASEHSADCEEDEAERPPRAARPLATQRVLARRNGAFRPGTLRHCRRHCRDLAVQFDGDRVVTYFEGAWGGEGEGGGELSVLLDLAPPASALAPGTRVCARASPQQLAFRDGLVAEIGQGPTPFRVLFDQVGQDEGQPEGAWVTLNDLRLLRAPWAQETAAGARPERSPSPLGQQPPGPPSQPRQPEDAEVLTLSLNMGGGRREDMPGSALHSGVLPSSPAPPPPQQQQQQQQPAPQDGGGSTSSSVSLDSRLTPGSRSRTPLAPASAAAAAQHKYKKGDVVCTPNGIRKKFNGKQWRRLCSRDSCMKESQRRGYCSRHLSMRTKELEGASDGRASGLREGSSEFDWDETSRDSEASSARTDPHPRLLAASDLSSFNSDECDAANMLVSLGSSRSGTPGFSPVSNQSPFSPAPSPSPSPLFGFRPASFSPITASPVIQRASCSSSSSRHRHASTPKLGVLTPEMVHHHHQQQQLHQRERHSSGIQPSFQTSLTFTVPMSPGKTKGKADWAHGCAVSAATAASDYHKSDSVDSGVESVPHTPTPSVPAGFQAVSPPAGPFPRSRQPSPLLLTPPAAMTSDPMAASPSVRRVPAAQRDSPVIVRNPDVPLPARFTERPLGGEGVRGGGGSPRAVKGGTKEHHRHSAASSKAPLQAPVPINANRIQGMARAASPGQPAGGLGMVAALTPSCQDPPIQPVAFHPSPAALLPVIVPSQLGEFNHPAPKKEIIMARPGTGTDVPPLLAVSYPPRRSYLKREGS; encoded by the coding sequence ATGAAGTCCGCCAGGAAGCCGACCGCCTCGGGCAGCAGCAGGTCCCCTCCCGCCGGGCGACAGAGGGGCGTCAAGCGCCGGCAAGGAGAGGAGGGAGCTGAGACAACGGGCACAGCCCAGCAGCCCCAGGGTCCGCCCACCACGAGGAGAGCCCAAGGCAAGCACGAGGGTCGGCCCAAGGAGATCAAAGGGCAGGAGTCGCAGGTCAAAGAGGCCGGGGTCAGAAACCAGGCAGAGGCCAGGAGCCAGCCTGGCCGGTCAAAGGAGGCTGAGGCCGGATGTCAGCCCCGGGAGGAGGGGCGGCCGGCCGGCGAGACTGGCAAGGTCGAGGGGACGTCCAACCGCAAGACGGCCACCTTCAAGTCCCGGGCACCTCGCAAGAAGCTGGTGGAGGACCTGTCGGGCGCCGAGGGGCGAGACGATTCAAGCAGTAACAGCAGCGAGGGATCAGGGGTCAGCGGCCGTACCAACCCACCCGCCCCCCCTGTGCCGGAGGAGCCCCCGCCCCACATCCCGGCCGATGACCCCTGCCCCACCGCCAGCTCCTCCGGCACTGAGACAGCCAGCGAGCACTCGGCCGATTGCGAGGAGGACGAGGCTGAGAGGCCCCCTCGCGCGGCCCGGCCCCTCGCCACCCAGCGTGTCCTGGCGCGCCGAAATGGTGCCTTCCGGCCCGGCACTCTGCGGCACTGCCGGCGGCACTGCCGAGACCTGGCTGTGCAGTTTGACGGGGACCGGGTCGTCACCTACTTTGAGGGCGCGTGGGGCGGGGAGGGTGAAGGCGGGGGCGAGCTTAGCGTGTTGCTGGACCTGGCACCACCTGCCTCTGCCCTGGCCCCGGGCACCCGCGTCTGTGCCCGTGCCAGTCCACAGCAGCTGGCTTTCCGGGACGGCTTGGTGGCCGAGATTGGGCAGGGGCCGACCCCCTTCAGGGTCCTCTTCGACCAGGTCGGGCAGGATGAGGGGCAGCCGGAGGGGGCCTGGGTGACGCTCAATGACCTGCGCCTCCTGCGGGCGCCCTGGGCCCAGGAGACTGCGGCCGGGGCACGACCTGAGAGGAGCCCCTCGCCCCTGGGACAGCAACCCCCCGGCCCACCCTCCCAGCCCCGGCAGCCGGAAGACGCCGAGGTCCTCACGCTGAGCCTGAACATGGGCGGGGGCAGGCGGGAGGACATGCCGGGGTCTGCCCTGCACTCCGGTGTCCTGCCATCCTCGCCCGCCCCACCACCccctcagcagcagcagcagcagcagcagccggccCCCCAGGATGGTGGGGGCAGCACCAGCAGCAGCGTGTCGCTCGACAGCCGCCTGACGCCCGGCTCCCGCTCCCGCACGCCCCTGGCGCCCGCCAGCGCGGCTGCAGCGGCACAGCACAAGTACAAGAAGGGCGACGTGGTCTGCACGCCCAACGGCATCCGCAAGAAATTTAACGGCAAGCAGTGGCGGCGGCTGTGCTCCCGCGACAGCTGCATGAAGGAGTCTCAGCGGCGGGGCTACTGCTCCCGCCACCTCTCCATGCGCACCAAGGAGCTGGAGGGGGCCTCGGACGGCAGGGCCAGCGGCCTGCGCGAGGGCAGCTCCGAGTTCGACTGGGACGAGACGTCCCGGGACAGCGAGGCCAGCAGCGCCCGCACTGACCCCCATCCCCGGCTGCTGGCAGCCTCCGACCTCTCCAGCTTCAATTCGGACGAGTGCGACGCGGCGAACATGCTGGTGTCGCTGGGCAGCTCGCGCTCGGGCACGCCCGGCTTCTCGCCCGTCTCCAACCAGTCGCCTTtctcccccgccccctcgccctcgccctcgcccctcTTTGGCTTCCGGCCGGCCAGCTTCAGCCCGATCACTGCCTCGCCCGTCATCCAGCgggcctcctgctcctcctcctcctcccgccaCCGGCACGCCAGCACACCCAAGCTCGGCGTACTGACGCCAGAGATGGTACATCACCATCACCAGCAGCAGCAACTGCACCAGCGCGAGCGCCACTCCTCTGGCATCCAGCCCAGCTTCCAGACCAGCTTGACCTTCACTGTACCCATGAGCCCCGGCAAGACCAAGGGCAAGGCTGACTGGGCCCATGGCTGTGCTGTCTCTGCCGCGACGGCAGCCAGCGACTACCACAAGAGTGACAGTGTGGACTCGGGGGTGGAGTCTGTCCCCCATACCCCAACCCCCTCTGTCCCGGCCGGCTTCCAGGCCGTCTCGCCCCCGGCAGGTCCCTTTCCCCGCTCCCGCCAGCCCtcgcctctgctgctgaccccgcCCGCCGCCATGACCTCCGACCCCATGGCAGCCAGCCCCTCGGTCCGGCGGGTGCCGGCCGCCCAGCGAGACTCGCCGGTCATCGTCCGCAACCCCGATGTGCCGCTGCCCGCCAGGTTCACCGAGCGGCCCCTGGGCGGGGAGGGGgtccgggggggaggggggagccctCGGGCGGTCAAGGGGGGCACCAAGGAGCACCATCGCCACTCCGCCGCCAGCAGCAAAGCACCCCTCCAGGCCCCCGTGCCCATCAATGCCAACCGCATCCAGGGCATGGCACGCGCTGCCTCCCCGGGCCAGCCAGCCGGGGGGCTCGGCATGGTTGCGGCTTTAACCCCTTCCTGCCAGGACCCGCCCATCCAACCCGTGGCCTTCCACCCCTCGCCGGCAGCCCTGCTTCCCGTCATCGTCCCCTCACAGCTCGGAGAGTTCAACCACCCGGCGCCGAAGAAGGAGATCATCATGGCGCGGCCTGGAACAGGTACTGATGTTCCGCCTTTACTTGCCGTCTCTTATCCTCCGCGGAGAAGCTACTTAAAGAGGGAGGGCTCCTGA